A single Anopheles arabiensis isolate DONGOLA chromosome 2, AaraD3, whole genome shotgun sequence DNA region contains:
- the LOC120898810 gene encoding activating transcription factor 3 codes for MFNTNLSLTVPSLLIMDGGTPRTPEILNSLMAMTNPLEYSFPVNNSQTSLNDSHSNSSDSPLDSPASQQHQSHQQQLHLHTGKTPSVQQTCSQLIKEGVKLLIQSKRKHSGGDSSDGNESSTPKAKVARRRDASMTDHRETSEDDIDFKSSPRSTVALTPEDEDRRRRRRERNKIAATKCRMKKRERTVNLINESETLDAQNRELKSQVSKLETEYRKLVEILQAHGPTCVHQNGYQPLPSLSTIIGAGVASTSTSTSSSSSTSSSNNSNKYLNDLTYLDQDQASGQGEIKYSECLKSGVASSTGSPMDGFHNQDSLLPPGYCKLSPTEPNSFLLESPSELPGTGDQTAKSEYIPGPAVSVASSTTAPQPAPKNGRSKPGPKPRQSRAQNKITPSATATSTTATNLPSLKSNASIINTTTTTTTTTPFGTKGNPLIAATLMTTTPSSSPSSVPSPLTGSHSLSTVNPIINSIGGLGTTDDDDFILKNELIDTHSPYTTVQSADRFLFDATLDLYNNNAHSPLTAGLNCATSHQQHQHAQQSQHNHHMQQQQQQQQHSATLNNNNPSMVNENDKLNHLNAIKDNTSNTLLEFGASFETLKPATVDYTQHQQQAQHSNGMHHQQQQQQSQQQLDSLLVVGDPTLGHLLHHQHQQNHHQHHHHQQQQQQQQQQHQQQQHHQHQMQHQQQHHQLQHHLQQHHLQQQQQQQHQHHLHQQQQQLVSNTLDLLGSAANDMFLLADDDPTGFTDLDSGITAYNSINGCLA; via the exons ATGTTCAACACAAACCTCAGCCTCACCGTGCCATCGCTCCTTATCATGGACGGTGGCACGCCCAGGACGCCGGAGATCCTCAACTCCCTGATGGCCATGACAAACCCGCTCGAGTACTCGTTTCCAGTGAACAACTCACAG ACCTCACTGAACGACAGTCATTCCAACAGCTCCGACTCTCCGCTGGACTCGCCCGCCAGCCAGCAACATCAatcgcaccagcagcagctacaccTTCACACCGGCAAGACGCCGAGCGTACAACAG ACATGCTCGCAACTGATCAAGGAAGGCGTGAAGCTGCTAATTCAGAGCAAGCGCAAGCACAGCGGCGGAGACTCGAGCGACGGGAATGAATCCAGCACACCGAAGGCGAAGGTAGCGCGACGGCGTGATGCCTCCATGACCGACCACCGGGAGACGAGTGAAGATGACATCGACTTCAAGTCGAGTCCTCGCTCGACTGTTGCG CTAACACCGGAAGACGAGGACCGGCGACGGCGACGCCGCGAAAGGAACAAAATCGCCGCCACCAAGTGTCGCATGAAGAAGCGCGAACGTACGGTGAACCTGATCAACGAATCGGAGACGCTCGACGCCCAGAACAGGGAGCTAAAGTCGCAGGTCAGCAAGCTGGAGACGGAGTATCGGAAGTTGGTGGAGATCCTGCAGGCGCACGGTCCAACGTGCGTTCATCAGAATGGCTATCAACCGCTTCCCTCCCTGTCGACCATTATTGGAGCCGGTGTAGCTagtaccagcaccagcaccagtagcagcagcagcaccagcagcagcaacaacagcaacaagtaTCTGAACGATTTGACCTATCTCGATCAGGACCAAGCGAGCGGCCAGGGAGAGATCAAGTACTCGGAGTGCTTGAAGTCTGGAGTCGCCTCCAGTACCGGATCACCAATGGATGGCTTCCACAACCAAGACTCTCTGCTTCCGCCCGGATACTGTAAGCTTTCTCCAACGGAACCCAACAGCTTCCTGCTAGAATCACCATCCGAGTTACCCGGCACGGGAGATCAAACGGCCAAATCGGAATACATTCCCGGTCCGGCAGTGTCTGTCGCATCCTCCACCACTGCTCCCCAACCTGCTCCCAAGAATGGACGTTCGAAACCTGGACCTAAGCCGCGACAGTCTAGAGCCCAGAACAAAATCACTCCCTCAGCGACAGCCACATCTACTACCGCAACGAATCTTCCCTCTCTGAAGAGCAACGCCAGCATCATCAACACTACTAcgaccaccactactaccacccCGTTCGGCACGAAAGGAAACCCACTCATTGCAGCCACCCTCATGACCACGACGCCCTCCTCTTCGCCCTCATCCGTACCTTCACCCCTAACTGGATCCCACTCTTTGTCGACGGTGAATCCAATCATCAATTCTATCGGAGGCCTCGGCACGACGGACGACGATGACTTCATACTGAAAAACGAACTCATCGACACGCACAGCCCCTACACGACGGTGCAGAGTGCGGATCGGTTCCTGTTCGATGCCACGCTCGATCTGTACAACAACAACGCGCACAGCCCGCTGACCGCAGGGCTCAACTGTGCCACCTCacaccagcaacaccagcatGCACAACAGTCGCAACACAACCATCAtatgcagcaacagcagcagcagcagcaacatagTGCCacactcaacaacaacaaccccagCATGGTAAACGAAAATGACAAACTCAATCACCTGAACGCGATTAAAGACAACACCTCCAACACGCTGCTCGAGTTCGGTGCCAGCTTCGAGACGCTTAAACCCGCCACAGTTGACTACacgcagcatcagcagcaagcCCAACACTCCAACGGAATgcatcatcagcaacagcagcaacagtcacAGCAACAGCTAGATAGCCTGCTAGTCGTTGGGGACCCTACCCTTGGGcatcttcttcatcatcaacaccaacaaaaccatcaccagcaccatcaccaccaacaacagcagcagcagcagcagcagcaacaccaacaacagcaacatcatcaacaccagatgcaacaccagcaacaacatcaccaACTGCAGCATCATCTCCAACAACATCACcttcagcaacagcaacagcaacaacatcaacatcacctacatcagcagcagcaacaactcGTCAGCAACACGTTGGATCTGCTCGGATCGGCTGCGAACGATATGTTCCTACTGGCCGACGATGATCCGACAGGTTTCACCGATCTCGACAGCGGTATAACGGCGTACAACAGCATCAACGGGTGTCTGGCGTGA